In Limnothrix sp. FACHB-406, the DNA window AGGCCGGTGGCGACAACTAGCGAGGGTTGGCGGGCGCTGCGTTGGGGCTGGGGTTGGGCTGAATTTGGGGTTGGGCTGGCTGGAAGGGTTTTTGCTTGCTGTCCATGATCGGCCGCACCAGGGCAAAGCTAATGCCAAAGGCCGTCATGGCAATCAGGGCGATCGCTAAAATGGGCCAAATGCCAGAGCTGGACTCGCCGGAGCCGCCGTTGGGGGTCGATCGCCCAAAGTTGCCCAAGCCTCCCAGCCGGGTCGATTGCGGTTCGTTGGCGGCTCCATAGAACTCTGCCATGGGTTCCAAGTCTGGCAAGGCGTTCCAATCGCTCACGGCTGCTTGCTGGAACGGATCTCCCGCGATCGGGGCGTTGGGGGCCAAGGCGGGCTGGGGCGGCCTGGCGGCCATCGGCGGTGGCGGGGCGATCGGGGCGCTGGGCGCAACACTCAAGGGATTGGGATCTAAGGGGCGCGGGGCATCCTGGGGCGTGGCGTTGGCCCGCAGGGTGGCCACGGCTTCCGCCAAGGCATCCAAGTCCGATCGCAGGCGATCGCGCTGTTGGGTCAGTTGGGCATTGTGCTTTTGCACCGCTTCCAACATGGCGCGGGTAGCTTGCAGCTCCGAAGCCAATTGGCGATAAACCGCCACGGGAATTGTGCCTTGGGAACCGCTTGGCCCGGATGACACAAGGGACTTCGGCGAAACGTTGCTATCCATAGCTCAACTCAACCCAACGTTGAATAACGGCAAAGACTCCCGGCCATTATCAACGATCGCCCTCAGGATCGACTGCCCAATCTGGGTTGTGGACTGGCGCGATGTGGATTTCCCGATCGGGCTAGGGCGATCGGCCGCGCGATCGCCCGTGGCCGAAATGGGGCTAGTTGGCTGGAGTCAGTCCATCAAGTTTTGTAAACTGTTCTCCAGTCTCGCAACCTCACAGAGCCACAGTCATGAGCCAAGCCACCGCTGACACCGCCCACGAACCCGTGAAATACGGTGAGCGCCAAATCGAAGAAGGGCAATTGATCACCTTCCCCAATCCGCGGCCGGGTCGGATCTATCATGTGCAAATTAGCTTGCCGGAATTTACTTGCAAATGCCCCTTTTCCGGCTATCCCGACTTTGCCAAAATTTCGATCGACTATGTGCCCGATCAAAAAGTTGTGGAACTGAAGGCGATCAAGCTCTATATCAACAGCTACCGCGATCGCTACATTTCCCACGAGGAATCCATTAACCAAATTTTGGACGACTTTGTGGCAGCCGCTGATCCGTTGGAAGCGACGATCGTTGGTGATTTTAACCCCCGTGGCAATGTCCACACCGTGGTGGAAGTGCGCCACCAAAAACCCGCCCAAGCCTAGCCCAATTTCGGAGTCGATCGCGTGAGCCAACCTTGGCGACAAATTACCCAACAACCCTGGGGATCCATGGCCGGTGCGGCGGCCCTCAGCCTCGCCCTGGCCATGGCGATCGACCAAGGCGTAATTGTCCTGGCCGAAGCCTGGCCGCCCCTCGCGGCGGGGCTGATGGGGTTGGGATCCTGGTCTATTTTTTTAATCCTGGCGATCGGGCTGGGTGTGGGAGCCTTGGCGGTGCATTGTGCCGAGCGGCTGTTTCCGCAAGTGCGACTCAATGGGGGCAGCCTGTGGACCCTGGTGGCTTGTGTGGGGGGCGAGCTGGGTCTTTTGAGTTTGTTGCCGTTGCCGGTGTTGCTGATTTCCTTCAGCGAGCTGATGGTGATGGCGATTTTGGTCGGTGTGTTTTGGCGGGGCCGGGCCCACTGGCGTTGAGCCAGATTGCCAGCTTTCCAAGATTTCTAGATTTCTAGAATCCCAATTTCTAAATTTCTAAAATCCCAATTTC includes these proteins:
- the queF gene encoding preQ(1) synthase, translating into MSQATADTAHEPVKYGERQIEEGQLITFPNPRPGRIYHVQISLPEFTCKCPFSGYPDFAKISIDYVPDQKVVELKAIKLYINSYRDRYISHEESINQILDDFVAAADPLEATIVGDFNPRGNVHTVVEVRHQKPAQA
- a CDS encoding peptide chain release factor 1, with the translated sequence MSQPWRQITQQPWGSMAGAAALSLALAMAIDQGVIVLAEAWPPLAAGLMGLGSWSIFLILAIGLGVGALAVHCAERLFPQVRLNGGSLWTLVACVGGELGLLSLLPLPVLLISFSELMVMAILVGVFWRGRAHWR
- a CDS encoding septum formation initiator family protein, translating into MDSNVSPKSLVSSGPSGSQGTIPVAVYRQLASELQATRAMLEAVQKHNAQLTQQRDRLRSDLDALAEAVATLRANATPQDAPRPLDPNPLSVAPSAPIAPPPPMAARPPQPALAPNAPIAGDPFQQAAVSDWNALPDLEPMAEFYGAANEPQSTRLGGLGNFGRSTPNGGSGESSSGIWPILAIALIAMTAFGISFALVRPIMDSKQKPFQPAQPQIQPNPSPNAAPANPR